Proteins co-encoded in one Dehalogenimonas sp. WBC-2 genomic window:
- a CDS encoding mobile element protein, translating into MLTAEIAACCKQLKLSRNIVEMADMVQAPSHQEYLLKLLRSELEHRESQRKDKFLKNAGFYSVKDIGGFRFDEVTLPAAVTPEYLGNCEFLKTKTNLVMYGNVGTGKTYLSIALGVEACKRGIQTRFFRTAALVNRLSEAKKNGSLSAFMNKLAKADLLICDEWGYVPLDRTGAQLLFEVVSECYERNTLIINTNIEFSRWVNVFYDEQMTGAILDRVLHHCHLLLFPGQSNRMRESGLRQ; encoded by the coding sequence ATGCTAACGGCTGAAATCGCCGCCTGCTGCAAGCAGCTTAAATTAAGCCGCAACATCGTGGAAATGGCGGACATGGTACAGGCGCCGAGCCACCAGGAGTACCTCCTGAAACTACTGAGGTCCGAGCTGGAGCACCGGGAAAGCCAGCGCAAGGATAAGTTCCTCAAGAATGCCGGGTTTTACTCTGTCAAGGATATTGGCGGCTTCCGCTTCGATGAAGTCACCTTACCCGCGGCCGTCACCCCGGAGTACCTCGGGAACTGCGAGTTCCTGAAAACCAAAACCAATCTGGTGATGTACGGCAATGTGGGCACCGGCAAGACCTATTTATCCATCGCCCTGGGCGTCGAGGCTTGTAAAAGGGGAATACAAACCCGGTTCTTCAGGACGGCCGCCCTGGTCAACCGGCTCTCGGAAGCCAAAAAGAATGGCAGCTTGTCTGCCTTCATGAATAAGCTTGCTAAAGCGGATCTTTTGATCTGCGACGAGTGGGGTTACGTGCCATTGGACAGGACTGGGGCCCAGCTGCTTTTTGAGGTGGTCTCCGAGTGCTACGAACGCAACACACTGATCATCAACACCAACATCGAGTTTTCCCGTTGGGTCAACGTCTTCTACGATGAGCAGATGACCGGGGCAATTCTGGACCGGGTGCTGCACCATTGCCATCTGCTTCTGTTCCCTGGCCAAAGCAACCGGATGCGGGAATCC